From the genome of Amycolatopsis camponoti:
TCCGTCACCGTGATCGGGCCGGCTTCGAGCCGGTCCAGGATCGCGTCGTAGTCGAACGCGCAGCGCGACGCGCAGGCGTCCAAAAAGGACTGAAGTGCGCGAGGCCCGTCTTCGTAGCCACGCAGGCGGTAGCTCATCGGGCCGGAACCGGTCGCCCAGCGCATCGGGTCGTCGACGGCGTCGAGCGCGAGCGAGCCGACGCGGCCGGGGAACAGGTTGGCGTAGGTCTCCCCGAGGTAGGTGCCGTACGACTTCCCGTAGTACCGCAGCTTCGGCTCGCCGAATGCCGCGCGCAGCCGGTCCAGGTCGCGCGCGATCGTGCCGGTGGAGAGGTGGTTCGCCAGCGGTCCGGCGTTCTGTTCGCAGAGGTCGGTGACGGTCTTCGTGTCCGCGATCTGCCGCTGTTCCGCCGAACGGGTCAGCGGGAACGTGCCGAGCGCCCGTTGGAGCACCTCGAGCTGCGACGGATCGGTGAAGCAGTGGATCTTCGAACTGGCGCCGACGCCGCGCGGGTCGAACCCGACGATGTCGAAGCGCTCGTGCAGGAACGGCGTCAACGCGGGTGCGAACCGGCCGGACGAGCCGGGTCCGCCGGGGTTGTAGAAGATCGTGCCCAGCTTGTGGGCCTGGTCGGTGGCGGGCAACCGGCCGACGGCGACGGACACGTTGCCGGCGGCGGGATCCTGGTAGGACATCGGGACGTCGAGGTGGCCGCACTCGTAGCCGGCCTGACAGGAGTTTTCCCAGACGATTCCGGCGGGGCTCGCCGCAGCCGCGGGCGCTAGGGCACCCACCGCGAGAGCGGCGGCCCCCAGAGCCAGCGCAGCACGGATTTTCGGAGAATTCATGGCCCCGATCGTCTCGCCGCCGGGACCGGGGGCGCGCTGGTGCGCACCCCCGGAACCGGGGTAGGGCGGGCCCTACGCGGTGAGCTTCGGGATGATCTGCGAGCCGTACGACGCCAACGTCGCCTCGCGGTCGTCGTGCATCAGGTACAGCGAAAACTGGTCCACGCCCAGCTCCGCGAGTTCTTGGAGCCGGGAGATGTGCGCCGAAGCCGGGCCCAGCAGGCAGAACCGGTCGACGATCTCGTCCGGGACGAACTCCGTCGACGGGTTGCCCGCCTTGCCGTGGTGGCTGTAGTCGTAGCCCTCCCGTTCGCGGATGTAGTCGGTCAGCTCCCGCGGCACCGCGCCCGTGGAGCCGTAGCGCGCGACCAGGTCGGCGACGTGGTTGCCGACCATCCCGCCAAACCAGCGCAGCTGCTCACGCTGGTGCGCCAGGTCGTCGCCGACGTACGCCGGGGCCGCGACGCAGATCGTGATGCCGCCCGGGTCGCGACCGGCCGCGCGGGCCGCGTCGCGCACCGCGCCGATCGTCCAGCGCGCGATCGCCGGGTCCGCGCACTGGAGGATGAAGCCGTCGGCGTGCTCGCCGACCGTCTTCAGCGCCTTCGGCCCGTACCCGGCCATCCACATTTCCAGGCGGCCGTTGCGGATCCACGGGATCTGCACGGTCGTCTCGTTCATCTCGACGGCACGGCCCTCGGCGAGGTCCTTCACGACGCGCATGCAGTCGCGGACGGTGGCCAAAGTGGACGGTGGCTTCCCGACGACCCGGTGCGCCGAGTCGCCGCGGCCGATGCCACAGACCGTCCGGTTGCCGTACATGTCGTTCAGCGTGGCGAACGTCGACGCCATCACCGACCAGTCGCGCGTCCCGGGGCTGGTCACCATCGGCCCCACGACCAGTGACGACGTCGCCGCGAGGATCGCCGAGTAGATGACGAACGGCTCCTGCCACAGCACGCAGGAGTCGAACGTCCAGCCGTAGCGGAACCCGGCGTCCTCGGCGTCCTTCATCAGCCGCACGACGTCCCGCGCGGGCGGGTCCGTCTGCAGCACGATCCCGAAGTCCATGGTTGCCTCAGTTCAGGTACTGGTTCAGCGAGCGCGACAGGAACTTCCCGTGCGAAGTCGACCCGGTGAAGCCGTCAGGCGACACGACAACGCGCCCACGCGATAGCACCGTGTGCACCCGGCCGGTGATCTCGAACCCTTCGTACGCCGAGTAGTCCACGTTCATGTGGTGCGTCTCGGCGGACAGTGTCTGCGTCGCCGACGGGTCGTAGATGACGATGTCCGCGTCCGAACCCGCCGCGATGACGCCCTTGCGGGGGTACAGCCCAAACATCCGCGCCGGCGTCGCCGAGCACGTCTCGACCCAGCGCCCGAGCGTCAGCTCACCCGCGACGACGCCCTGGTGCAGCAGGTCCATCCGGTGCTCGACACCCGGCATCCCGTTCGGGATCGCGCGGAAGTCGCCGCGGCCCAGCTCCTTCTGGTCCTTGAAGCAGAACGGGCAGTGGTCGGTGGACACCACGGACAGGTCGTTCGTCCGCAGCCCGCGCCACAGGTCGGCCTGGTGCGACTTCTCCCGCAGCGGCGGCGAGGCGACGTACTTCGCGCCCTCGAAGTCCGGCTTCGCCAGGTCCTCAATGGACAGGTAGAGGTACTGCGGGCACGTCTCGGCGAAGACGTTCTGACCGTCGTTGCGTGCTTCCGCCACCGCCGCAAGCGCTTGCGACGCCGACAAGTGGACGATGTACAACGGCGCACCGGTCACCTTCGCGAGCTGGATCGCCCGCGACGTTGCCTCTCCTTCCAGTTCCGGCGGCCGCGTCAGGCCGTGCTGCACCGGGTCGGTGTTGCCCGCGGCGACGGCTTGGGCTGCCAGCTGATCGATCGCGATGCCGTTTTCCGCGTGCATCATGATCGTAGCGCCGATTTCCCGCGCTTTCTGCATCGCCAGCAGGATTTCCCCGTCCGTGGAGTAGAACACTCCCGGGTACGCCATGAACATCTTGAAACTGCCGACGCCGCCGTCGACGCAGGCTTCCATCTCCTTCAACGACTGGTCGTTGACGTCGGAGACGATCATGTGGAAGCCGTAGTCGATCGCGCAGTTGCCGTCGGCCTTGCTGTGCCACTTGTCCAAAGTGGACAACAACGACGTCCCCTTGGCCTGCACGGCGAAGTCGATGATCGTCGTGGTGCCGCCCCACGCCGCCGCCGTGGTGCCGGTCGAGAACGTGTCGACGGAGTGCGTGCCGCCGAACGGCATCTCCATGTGCGTGTGCGCGTCGATGCCGCCGGGCAGCACGTACTTGCCGGTGGCGTCGATCGTCTCGTCGCCGGTCAGCGTGCCGGGCGCGCCGACGGCGGCGATGGTCTCGCCGTCGACGAGCACGTCCGCGAGGAGAGCGCCCGATGGGGAAACGACCTGGCCGCCCTTGATGAGCGTGGTCATCAGGCCTCCGTAAGGGGGCCGTAGGTGTCCGGGCGGCGGTCGCGGTAGAACGCCCACAGGTCCCGGACCTCGTCGAGCAGCGTCATGTCGAGGTCGCGGATGACGACCTCGTCGTCGGTGTCGGACGCGGCGTCGCCGATCAGCTGCCCGCGCGGGTCGGCGAAGTACGTCTGGCCGTAGAAGTCGTTGTCGCCCAGCGGTTCCACGCCGACGCGGTTGATCGCGCCGACGAAGTACTCGTTGGCCACGGCGGCCGCCGGCTGCTCCAGCTTCCACAGGTACTGCGACAGGCCGCGGCTGGTCGCCGACGGGTTGAAGACGATCTTCGCCCCGGCCAGGCCCAGCGCGCGCCAGCCCTCCGGGAAGTGCCGCTCGTAGCAGATGTAGACGCCGATGCGGCCCACGGCGGTGTCGAACACCGGGTAGCCCAGGTTCCCGGGCCGGAAGTAGAACTTCTCCCAGAAGCCCTTGACCTGCGGGATGTGGTTCTTCCGGTGCTTGCCGAGGTACGTGCCGTCGGCGTCGATCACCGCAGCGGTGTTGTAGTACACGCCGGGCTGCTCGACCTCGTACATCGGCACGATCAGCAC
Proteins encoded in this window:
- a CDS encoding alpha/beta hydrolase; amino-acid sequence: MNSPKIRAALALGAAALAVGALAPAAAASPAGIVWENSCQAGYECGHLDVPMSYQDPAAGNVSVAVGRLPATDQAHKLGTIFYNPGGPGSSGRFAPALTPFLHERFDIVGFDPRGVGASSKIHCFTDPSQLEVLQRALGTFPLTRSAEQRQIADTKTVTDLCEQNAGPLANHLSTGTIARDLDRLRAAFGEPKLRYYGKSYGTYLGETYANLFPGRVGSLALDAVDDPMRWATGSGPMSYRLRGYEDGPRALQSFLDACASRCAFDYDAILDRLEAGPITVTDTAGKQVVVTYQSAIATIHNYLTDAQAAPQLAAFLRALADPSSRAPVSAGGPPDVDSLLGGGATLCSDAANPRDPAVWWDYAQRADQVGRGFGPYDVYKTLPCATWDVSDTGRYAGPWNRPTAPILLLANRQGDLETPYSGAQRTEKLLANAHLLSLDTYGHGSRGKSACVDEALDRYYVAGSLPARGALCAPDRGPFD
- a CDS encoding TIGR03842 family LLM class F420-dependent oxidoreductase, with translation MDFGIVLQTDPPARDVVRLMKDAEDAGFRYGWTFDSCVLWQEPFVIYSAILAATSSLVVGPMVTSPGTRDWSVMASTFATLNDMYGNRTVCGIGRGDSAHRVVGKPPSTLATVRDCMRVVKDLAEGRAVEMNETTVQIPWIRNGRLEMWMAGYGPKALKTVGEHADGFILQCADPAIARWTIGAVRDAARAAGRDPGGITICVAAPAYVGDDLAHQREQLRWFGGMVGNHVADLVARYGSTGAVPRELTDYIREREGYDYSHHGKAGNPSTEFVPDEIVDRFCLLGPASAHISRLQELAELGVDQFSLYLMHDDREATLASYGSQIIPKLTA
- the hydA gene encoding dihydropyrimidinase, which encodes MTTLIKGGQVVSPSGALLADVLVDGETIAAVGAPGTLTGDETIDATGKYVLPGGIDAHTHMEMPFGGTHSVDTFSTGTTAAAWGGTTTIIDFAVQAKGTSLLSTLDKWHSKADGNCAIDYGFHMIVSDVNDQSLKEMEACVDGGVGSFKMFMAYPGVFYSTDGEILLAMQKAREIGATIMMHAENGIAIDQLAAQAVAAGNTDPVQHGLTRPPELEGEATSRAIQLAKVTGAPLYIVHLSASQALAAVAEARNDGQNVFAETCPQYLYLSIEDLAKPDFEGAKYVASPPLREKSHQADLWRGLRTNDLSVVSTDHCPFCFKDQKELGRGDFRAIPNGMPGVEHRMDLLHQGVVAGELTLGRWVETCSATPARMFGLYPRKGVIAAGSDADIVIYDPSATQTLSAETHHMNVDYSAYEGFEITGRVHTVLSRGRVVVSPDGFTGSTSHGKFLSRSLNQYLN
- a CDS encoding nitrilase-related carbon-nitrogen hydrolase, yielding MIKAAVDHIATAASQGAQVVCLQELFYGPYFCQVQDTEFYSYTEGIPDGPTTQLMQEVAERHGVVLIVPMYEVEQPGVYYNTAAVIDADGTYLGKHRKNHIPQVKGFWEKFYFRPGNLGYPVFDTAVGRIGVYICYERHFPEGWRALGLAGAKIVFNPSATSRGLSQYLWKLEQPAAAVANEYFVGAINRVGVEPLGDNDFYGQTYFADPRGQLIGDAASDTDDEVVIRDLDMTLLDEVRDLWAFYRDRRPDTYGPLTEA